From Cucumis melo cultivar AY chromosome 1, USDA_Cmelo_AY_1.0, whole genome shotgun sequence, a single genomic window includes:
- the LOC103495668 gene encoding uncharacterized protein LOC103495668 gives MSTPIDQLQPPPPLHSSHASVGPLIAVLAVISILGVIAGMIGRLCSGRPVFGYGAHYDVEDWVEKKCASCLDGSLDPPPPPPPPPPHLRHPPPLDSVPVAEPLGGPPPEIKQGADADAKGENLQSAAPGTGGES, from the coding sequence ATGTCCACCCCCATCGACCAACTCCAGCCCCCCCCTCCCCTTCACTCCTCCCACGCCTCCGTCGGCCCACTCATCGCCGTCCTCGCCGTCATTTCCATCCTTGGCGTCATTGCCGGTATGATTGGCCGCCTCTGCTCCGGCCGCCCCGTCTTCGGCTACGGCGCACACTACGACGTCGAGGATTGGGTCGAGAAGAAATGTGCTTCCTGCCTCGATGGCTCCCTCGaccctcctcctcctcctcctcctcctccgccTCATCTCCGCCACCCACCGCCTCTGGATTCTGTTCCTGTGGCCGAACCTCTTGGTGGGCCACCGCCGGAGATCAAACAAGGCGCCGATGCCGATGCCAAAGGGGAGAATTTGCAGTCGGCGGCTCCTGGAACTGGCGGTGAGTCATGA
- the LOC103495216 gene encoding exosome complex exonuclease RRP44 homolog A isoform X1, which produces MLHNKSFVKKTKSGRVMKQVREHYLRDDIYCGASICKKCDSSVARLGSSTSPILVLDTNVVLTQIDLLENPAIDDVVMLSVVLDEVKNKNLSVYNRVRALCSNPLRRFFVFSNEHHKDTYIKDMSGESKNDRNDRAIRVAALWYQNHLGGATRVLLITNDRENRRKAIEEGICAETSMLDVYLLLASLKASWYLPFVESYVRSLGQTHLLDLLVQSANEDANMEDVEDLRPSKRKVLYSEHKPMSEITSGLHRGIYHQGKLRVNRYNPFEAYVGSESIGDEIIIYGRTNMNRAFDGDVVAVELLSRDQWHEEKSLTIADEEDDEEEDVHLVPGSSDDAPRAASALQGSSGDSSSSSPRPAGRVIGIIKRNWHSYCGSLDPMPMPAGSGGVAYALFVSKDRRIPKIRIQTRQLENLLDKRIIVAVDSWDRLSRYPSGHYVRSIGEIGDRDTESEVVLIENDINSRPFSSQVMACLPPLPWSVSPVDIANPIRQDLRHLNVFSVDPPGCKDIDDALHCTALPNGNFEVGVHIADVTNFVHPGTALDDEAAQRGTSVYLVERRIDMLPKPLTEDICSLRADVERLAFSVIWEMTSEADIVSTSYTKSIIKSSAALSYVEAQARMDDSRLMDPITRDLRNMNALAKKMRLRRIERGALTLASAEVKFQIDTETHDPLDIGMYQIREANQMVEEFMLAANVSVAEKILKHFPLCSLLRRHPTPTKEMLEPLIRTAVAVGLDLDVSSSKALADSLDRALGDDPYFNKLIRILATRCMTQAVYFYSGDLSPPEYQHYGLAAPLYTHFTSPIRRYADVIVHRLLAASLGIFKLPTLFLDRPKLTTIADNLNYRHRNAQMAGRASVELHTLIYFKKRPTDTEARIVKIRSNGFIVFVPKFGIEGPVYLSGKSEKQSGEWFVDEQEQKIKKLDGSITYNILQAVRIHMEVVEPQPNRPKLQLTLL; this is translated from the exons ATGTTGCACAACAAGTCGTTTGTTAAAAAGACGAAGTCTGGGAGGGTGATGAAG CAAGTGAGAGAACACTATCTTCGAGATGATATATATTGTGGGGCTTCGATTTGCAAAAAGTGTGATTCTTCAGTTGCTCGCTTGGGTTCTTCTACATCGCCAATTCTAGTTCTCGACACTAATGTTGTTCTTACTCAG ATTGATTTGCTTGAGAATCCTGCTATTGATGACGTGGTTATGCTATCAGTTGTGCTGGACGAGGTCAAAAATAAGAACCTGTCTGTTTACAACAGAGTTAGAGCTCTCTGCAGCAATCCCCTGCGGAGATTCTTTGTTTTCTCTAACGAGCACCACAA GGATACATATATTAAGGACATGAGTGGAGAAAGTAAAAATGATCGAAATGATAGAG CTATTCGAGTGGCTGCTCTGTGGTATCAGAATCATCTTGGTGGTGCTACTCGTGTTCTACTCATAACCAATGACAGAGAGAATAGGAGAAAGGCTATTGAAGAGGGAATTTGTGCAGAGACAAGTATGTTAGATGTTTATTTACTTTTAGCTTCGCTTAAAGCCTCTTGGTATCTACCATTTG TTGAATCATATGTTAGATCATTGGGGCAAACTCATTTACTTGATCTGTTAGTGCAAAGTGCAAATGAAGATGCAAATATGGAGGATGTTGAAGATTTAAGGCCATCGAAGAGAAAGGTTCTTTACTCTGAG CATAAACCCATGTCAGAAATTACTTCTGGTTTGCATCGTGGTATATATCATCAAGGAAAGCTCCGTGTTAATCGATACAACCCATTTGAAGCATATGTTGGAAGTGAAAGTATTGGTgatgaaattattatttatggGCGTACCAACATGAACCGGGCTTTTGATGGTGACGTTGTGGCAGTTGAACTTCTGTCTCGAGATCAGTGGCATGAAGAGAAGTCTCTGACTATAGCAGATgaag AAGatgatgaggaagaagatgtTCATCTTGTTCCTGGTAGCTCTGATGATGCTCCAAGAGCTGCATCTGCACTACAGGGCTCTAGTGGAGATTCTTCTTCTAGTTCACCACGCCCAGCTGGACGTGTCATTGGTATCATAAAGCGTAACTGGCATTC TTATTGTGGTTCTTTGGATCCAATGCCTATGCCTGCTGGAAGTGGTGGCGTCGCCTATGCTCTATTTGTTTCCAAAGATCGTCGGATTCCTAAAATTAGAATCCAGACTCGTCAGCTTGAGAATCTTTTGGACAAGAGAATTATTGTAGCAGTTGATTCTTGGGACCGTCTTTCTAGATATCCTTCAGGACATTATGTGCGATCTATAGGAGAAATAGGTGATCGAGATACAGAAAGTGAG GTGGTCTTAATTGAAAACGATATAAACTCCAGGCCATTTTCTTCACAAGTTATGGCATGCTTGCCTCCATTACCATGGTCAGTGTCTCCTGTTGATATTGCAAACCCCATTCGACAGGATTTGCGGCATTTAAATGTTTTCAGTGTGGACCCTCCAG GTTGCAAAGATATTGATGATGCACTTCACTGTACAGCTCTTCCAAATGGAAATTTTGAAGTTGGAGTTC ATATTGCTGATGTAACAAATTTTGTTCATCCGGGCACTGCATTGGATGACGAGGCTGCGCAAAGGGGCACATCAGTCTACCTTGTTGAGCGGAGGATAGATATGCTTCCGAAACCATTAACAGAAG ATATATGTTCTCTTCGAGCTGATGTGGAAAGACTGGCATTTTCAGTAATTTGG GAAATGACATCTGAAGCCGATATTGTTTCTACTAGCTACACCAAAAGCATCATTAAGTCAAGTGCTGCATTGTCTTATGTTGAAGCTCAGGCAAGGATGGATGACAG TCGATTGATGGATCCAATAACTAGAGACTTGAGAAATATGAATGCTTTAGCAAAG AAAATGAGGTTGAGACGAATTGAGAGAGGAGCTTTGACTCTTGCTTCTGCTGAAGTGAAATTTCAAATTGACACTGAGACGCATGACCCTCTTGATATTG GTATGTATCAAATTCGAGAAGCTAACCAAATGGTTGAGGAGTTTATGCTTGCAGCAAATGTTTCAGTAGCAGAAAAAATTCTTAAACATTTCCCGCTGTGTTCGTTATTAAG GCGCCATCCTACTCCTACTAAAGAGATGCTCGAACCTTTGATTCGCACAGCTGTAGCTGTTGGTCTTGATTTGGATGTTTCATCATCCAAAGCTTTGGCTGATTCTCTTGATCGTGCATTG GGTGATGATCCGTACTTCAATAAGCTGATCAGAATACTAGCTACTAGATGTATGACACAG GCAGTTTACTTCTATAGTGGAGACCTCAGTCCTCCAGAATATCAACATTATGGGCTTGCAGCTCCTCTGTATACTCATTTCACCTCTCCTATTCGACGATATGCAG ATGTCATCGTGCACAGATTGCTCGCTGCATCTTTAGGAATATTCAAACTTCCAACGCTATTCCTTGACAGACCGAAACTCACTACAATTGCAGATA ATTTAAATTATCGACACAGAAATGCCCAAATGGCTGGCCGGGCTTCAGTGGAGCTTCATACTCTAATTTACTTCAAAAAACG GCCTACGGACACAGAGGCCAGAATAGTGAAGATAAGATCAAATGGTTTTATAGTATTTGTTCCCAA ATTCGGTATCGAAGGACCGGTCTACTTGTCAGGTAAAAGTGAGAAGCAAAGTGGAGAATGGTTTGTGgatgaacaagaacaaaaaatCAAGAAGTTAGATGGAAGCATAACATACAACATTCTACAAGCGGTGAGAATTCACATGGAAGTTGTGGAGCCCCAACCAAATAGACCAAAGCTCCAGCTTACTCTTCTTTAA
- the LOC103495216 gene encoding exosome complex exonuclease RRP44 homolog A isoform X2, producing MLHNKSFVKKTKSGRVMKQVREHYLRDDIYCGASICKKCDSSVARLGSSTSPILVLDTNVVLTQIDLLENPAIDDVVMLSVVLDEVKNKNLSVYNRVRALCSNPLRRFFVFSNEHHKDTYIKDMSGESKNDRNDRAIRVAALWYQNHLGGATRVLLITNDRENRRKAIEEGICAETIESYVRSLGQTHLLDLLVQSANEDANMEDVEDLRPSKRKVLYSEHKPMSEITSGLHRGIYHQGKLRVNRYNPFEAYVGSESIGDEIIIYGRTNMNRAFDGDVVAVELLSRDQWHEEKSLTIADEEDDEEEDVHLVPGSSDDAPRAASALQGSSGDSSSSSPRPAGRVIGIIKRNWHSYCGSLDPMPMPAGSGGVAYALFVSKDRRIPKIRIQTRQLENLLDKRIIVAVDSWDRLSRYPSGHYVRSIGEIGDRDTESEVVLIENDINSRPFSSQVMACLPPLPWSVSPVDIANPIRQDLRHLNVFSVDPPGCKDIDDALHCTALPNGNFEVGVHIADVTNFVHPGTALDDEAAQRGTSVYLVERRIDMLPKPLTEDICSLRADVERLAFSVIWEMTSEADIVSTSYTKSIIKSSAALSYVEAQARMDDSRLMDPITRDLRNMNALAKKMRLRRIERGALTLASAEVKFQIDTETHDPLDIGMYQIREANQMVEEFMLAANVSVAEKILKHFPLCSLLRRHPTPTKEMLEPLIRTAVAVGLDLDVSSSKALADSLDRALGDDPYFNKLIRILATRCMTQAVYFYSGDLSPPEYQHYGLAAPLYTHFTSPIRRYADVIVHRLLAASLGIFKLPTLFLDRPKLTTIADNLNYRHRNAQMAGRASVELHTLIYFKKRPTDTEARIVKIRSNGFIVFVPKFGIEGPVYLSGKSEKQSGEWFVDEQEQKIKKLDGSITYNILQAVRIHMEVVEPQPNRPKLQLTLL from the exons ATGTTGCACAACAAGTCGTTTGTTAAAAAGACGAAGTCTGGGAGGGTGATGAAG CAAGTGAGAGAACACTATCTTCGAGATGATATATATTGTGGGGCTTCGATTTGCAAAAAGTGTGATTCTTCAGTTGCTCGCTTGGGTTCTTCTACATCGCCAATTCTAGTTCTCGACACTAATGTTGTTCTTACTCAG ATTGATTTGCTTGAGAATCCTGCTATTGATGACGTGGTTATGCTATCAGTTGTGCTGGACGAGGTCAAAAATAAGAACCTGTCTGTTTACAACAGAGTTAGAGCTCTCTGCAGCAATCCCCTGCGGAGATTCTTTGTTTTCTCTAACGAGCACCACAA GGATACATATATTAAGGACATGAGTGGAGAAAGTAAAAATGATCGAAATGATAGAG CTATTCGAGTGGCTGCTCTGTGGTATCAGAATCATCTTGGTGGTGCTACTCGTGTTCTACTCATAACCAATGACAGAGAGAATAGGAGAAAGGCTATTGAAGAGGGAATTTGTGCAGAGACAA TTGAATCATATGTTAGATCATTGGGGCAAACTCATTTACTTGATCTGTTAGTGCAAAGTGCAAATGAAGATGCAAATATGGAGGATGTTGAAGATTTAAGGCCATCGAAGAGAAAGGTTCTTTACTCTGAG CATAAACCCATGTCAGAAATTACTTCTGGTTTGCATCGTGGTATATATCATCAAGGAAAGCTCCGTGTTAATCGATACAACCCATTTGAAGCATATGTTGGAAGTGAAAGTATTGGTgatgaaattattatttatggGCGTACCAACATGAACCGGGCTTTTGATGGTGACGTTGTGGCAGTTGAACTTCTGTCTCGAGATCAGTGGCATGAAGAGAAGTCTCTGACTATAGCAGATgaag AAGatgatgaggaagaagatgtTCATCTTGTTCCTGGTAGCTCTGATGATGCTCCAAGAGCTGCATCTGCACTACAGGGCTCTAGTGGAGATTCTTCTTCTAGTTCACCACGCCCAGCTGGACGTGTCATTGGTATCATAAAGCGTAACTGGCATTC TTATTGTGGTTCTTTGGATCCAATGCCTATGCCTGCTGGAAGTGGTGGCGTCGCCTATGCTCTATTTGTTTCCAAAGATCGTCGGATTCCTAAAATTAGAATCCAGACTCGTCAGCTTGAGAATCTTTTGGACAAGAGAATTATTGTAGCAGTTGATTCTTGGGACCGTCTTTCTAGATATCCTTCAGGACATTATGTGCGATCTATAGGAGAAATAGGTGATCGAGATACAGAAAGTGAG GTGGTCTTAATTGAAAACGATATAAACTCCAGGCCATTTTCTTCACAAGTTATGGCATGCTTGCCTCCATTACCATGGTCAGTGTCTCCTGTTGATATTGCAAACCCCATTCGACAGGATTTGCGGCATTTAAATGTTTTCAGTGTGGACCCTCCAG GTTGCAAAGATATTGATGATGCACTTCACTGTACAGCTCTTCCAAATGGAAATTTTGAAGTTGGAGTTC ATATTGCTGATGTAACAAATTTTGTTCATCCGGGCACTGCATTGGATGACGAGGCTGCGCAAAGGGGCACATCAGTCTACCTTGTTGAGCGGAGGATAGATATGCTTCCGAAACCATTAACAGAAG ATATATGTTCTCTTCGAGCTGATGTGGAAAGACTGGCATTTTCAGTAATTTGG GAAATGACATCTGAAGCCGATATTGTTTCTACTAGCTACACCAAAAGCATCATTAAGTCAAGTGCTGCATTGTCTTATGTTGAAGCTCAGGCAAGGATGGATGACAG TCGATTGATGGATCCAATAACTAGAGACTTGAGAAATATGAATGCTTTAGCAAAG AAAATGAGGTTGAGACGAATTGAGAGAGGAGCTTTGACTCTTGCTTCTGCTGAAGTGAAATTTCAAATTGACACTGAGACGCATGACCCTCTTGATATTG GTATGTATCAAATTCGAGAAGCTAACCAAATGGTTGAGGAGTTTATGCTTGCAGCAAATGTTTCAGTAGCAGAAAAAATTCTTAAACATTTCCCGCTGTGTTCGTTATTAAG GCGCCATCCTACTCCTACTAAAGAGATGCTCGAACCTTTGATTCGCACAGCTGTAGCTGTTGGTCTTGATTTGGATGTTTCATCATCCAAAGCTTTGGCTGATTCTCTTGATCGTGCATTG GGTGATGATCCGTACTTCAATAAGCTGATCAGAATACTAGCTACTAGATGTATGACACAG GCAGTTTACTTCTATAGTGGAGACCTCAGTCCTCCAGAATATCAACATTATGGGCTTGCAGCTCCTCTGTATACTCATTTCACCTCTCCTATTCGACGATATGCAG ATGTCATCGTGCACAGATTGCTCGCTGCATCTTTAGGAATATTCAAACTTCCAACGCTATTCCTTGACAGACCGAAACTCACTACAATTGCAGATA ATTTAAATTATCGACACAGAAATGCCCAAATGGCTGGCCGGGCTTCAGTGGAGCTTCATACTCTAATTTACTTCAAAAAACG GCCTACGGACACAGAGGCCAGAATAGTGAAGATAAGATCAAATGGTTTTATAGTATTTGTTCCCAA ATTCGGTATCGAAGGACCGGTCTACTTGTCAGGTAAAAGTGAGAAGCAAAGTGGAGAATGGTTTGTGgatgaacaagaacaaaaaatCAAGAAGTTAGATGGAAGCATAACATACAACATTCTACAAGCGGTGAGAATTCACATGGAAGTTGTGGAGCCCCAACCAAATAGACCAAAGCTCCAGCTTACTCTTCTTTAA
- the LOC103495218 gene encoding peptidyl-prolyl cis-trans isomerase CYP40-like produces the protein MGRIRCFLDISIGGDLEGRIVVELFEDVVPKTAENFRALCTGEKGIGPHTGVPLHFKGSCFHRVIKGFMVQGGDISAGDGTGGESIYGKEFDDENFEVKHERKGMLSMANSGPNTNGSQFFITTTRTPHLDGKHVVFGKVLKGMGVVRSIEHVTTGENACPIADVVISDCGEIPEGADDGISNFFNDGDTFPDWPADLEQSSEDLEWWVKAVDSVKVFGNEHYKKQDYKMALRKYRKALRYLDICWEKEGIDEEKSSYLRKTKSQIFTNSSACKLKLGDLKGALLDTDFAMRDGDDNVKALFRQGQAHMALNDIDSAVESFKKASDLEPNDAAIKKELAAARKKIADRRNQERKAYSKMFQ, from the exons ATGGGTAGGATCCGTTGCTTTTTGGATATTAGTATTGGAGGTGATCTTGAGGGAAGAATTGTGGTGGAGCTTTTTGAAGATGTGGTGCCTAAAACAGCTGAGAATTTCAGGGCTCTTTGCACTGGCGAGAAGGGTATTGGTCCACATACGGGCGTTCCCCTTCATTTTAAG GGGTCATGTTTCCACCGTGTTATAAAAGGATTCATGGTACAAGGTGGAGATATTTCTGCTGGAGATGGTACTGGTGGAGAGTCTATATATGGCAAGGAATTTGATGACGAAAATTTTGAGGTGAAACATGAAAGGAAAGGAATGTTGTCTATGGCTAATTCTGGTCCCAACACCAATGGCTCCCAATTTTTTATCACAACTACTCGCACTCCTCATTTAGATGGGAAACACGTAGTGTTTGGGAAGGTTCTGAAAGGAATGGGTGTTGTTCGTTCAATTGAGCATGTTACAACTGGTGAAAATGCCTGTCCTATTGCTGATGTCGTTATTTCGGATTGTGGAGAAATTCCTGAGGGAGCAGATGATGGAATTTCAAACTTTTTCAATGATGGGGATACGTTTCCTGATTGGCCAGCTGACCTAGAACAGAGCTCTGAGGATCTTGAATGGTGGGTGAAGGCAGTTGATTCTGTGAAGGTTTTTGGCAATGAGCATTACAAG AAGCAAGACTACAAGATGGCTCTCAGAAAGTATCGAAAGGCTTTACGCTACCTTGATATCTGCTGGGAAAAAGAAGGAATTGATGAAG AGAAGAGTTCATATCTTAGAAAAACTAAATCACAGATATTCACAAACAGTTCG GCTTGCAAATTAAAGTTAGGGGATCTAAAAGGAGCATTGTTAGATACTGATTTTGCTATGCGTGATGGAGACGACAATGTTAAGGCTTTGTTTCGCCAAGGTCAG GCACACATGGCTCTTAATGACATTGATTCTGCTGTTGAAAGCTTCAAGAAGGCATCGGATTTGGAGCCAAATGATg CTGCCATAAAGAAAGAGCTTGCTGCCGCGAGGAAAAAG ATTGCTGACAGACGTAATCAAGAAAGAAAGGCATATAGCAAAATGTTCCAGTAG
- the LOC103495219 gene encoding uncharacterized protein LOC103495219, whose protein sequence is MGPPKTLRTISQEAFDEVVRENVEDLGMDPTEALQDAIETLTLQGVDLSGIVRCVPGEGSARDNPLIQSLERLKQLDDDSKDKISDQFVDEIVVLFDRISELCGSNQESGNASIALRNGGLELLCSLCYKIPSDCEPAVASGLKTMVLLLQDLHSVEIFRNSNGPKIVMDILNSGKQNVNILYGGFAVVAAAATANEVVKEVFMEMNIDELILQTLSTYRGDCINSLYDAIRVLLTPDDHRVVASQVYGYARRFAKIGIANALVDSLHGGLNSAGLVSASIALRAVSVNDEICKSIAENGGIDAVLRCIDDSGDQGNKTVAKVCCSLLSKLAGSDANKSAIIEKKGLNKLIKLSSRFSDDPSVLQEVMAVISVLTLRSPENATQAIEAGAGDLAIQAMQKFPSAQQMQRNSCNMIRNLVVRNPENRSLLLKSGIEKYIRKAKQNHESCKDAASDALRDLGLDNYL, encoded by the exons ATGGGCCCACCCAAAACCCTCCGCACCATCTCTCAAGAAGCATTTGACGAGGTGGTAAGAGAGAATGTGGAGGACCTGGGGATGGATCCCACTGAAGCTCTCCAGGATGCAATCGAAACGTTAACTCTCCAAGGCGTTGATCTCTCAG GCATTGTGAGATGTGTTCCTGGAGAGGGTAGCGCGAGAGATAACCCTTTGATACAGAGCTTGGAGAGGCTGAAACAATTGGACGATGATTCGAAGGATAAAATCAGTGACCAGTTTGTTGACGAGATCGTGGTTTTATTTGATAGAATTTCGGAGCTGTGTGGCTCGAATCAAGAATCCGGAAATGCGTCGATTGCATTAAGAAATGGGGGATTAGAATTGCTCTGTTCTCTTTGTTATAAGATTCCAAGTGATTGCGAGCCTGCTGTTGCTTCTGGTCTTAAGACAATGGTGTTATTGCTTCAAG ATTTACATAGTGTTGAAATATTTCGTAACAGCAATGGACCCAAAATCGTTATGGACATTCTAAATAGTGGAAAGCAAAATGTGAACATCTTATATGGTGGCTTTGCTGTTGTTGCTGCGGCTGCGACTGCTAATGAGGTTGTTAAAGAAGTATTCATGGAGATGAATATTGATGAGCTTATTTTGCAAACTCTGAGTACGTATAGAGGAGACTGCATCAATAGCTTATATGATGCTATTCGGGTTCTGCTGACACCCGATGATCATCGTGTAGTTGCCTCTCAA GTTTATGGTTATGCCCGAAGATTTGCAAAAATTGGGATTGCTAATGCTCTTGTCGACTCACTACATGGAGGACTTAACTCAGCGGGTCTGGTTTCTGCGAGCATTGCTTTAAGGGCTGTTTCTGTTAAT GATGAAATTTGTAAATCCATAGCTGAAAATGGTGGTATTGATGCAGTTCTGAGATGCATTGACGACAGTGGTGATCAAGGCAATAAAACGGTAGCTAAAGTTTGCTGTTCTCTTTTATCAAAG TTGGCAGGAAGTGACGCTAACAAGAGTGCTATCATTGAAAAGAAAGGATTGAATAAACTAATAAAGCTTTCATCCAGATTTAGTGATGATCCATCTGTTCTGCAGGAG GTAATGGCCGTTATATCAGTGCTTACATTGAGATCTCCAGAAAATGCAACACAGGCAATTGAAGCTGGAGCTGGAGATCTTGCTATTCAAGCTATGCAGAAGTTCCCTTCAGCTCAACAAATGCAAAGGAATTCCTGTAACATGATACGAAACCTTGTAGTCAGGAACCCAGAGAACAG ATCTCTTTTGCTCAAAAGCGGAATCGAGAAATACATTCGAAAAGCAAAGCAAAACCATGAAAGCTGCAAAGATGCTGCAAGTGATGCATTAAGGGACTTGGGGCTTGACAATTATCTGTAG